The following are encoded in a window of Ignavibacteria bacterium genomic DNA:
- a CDS encoding T9SS type A sorting domain-containing protein has protein sequence MRQFIKLFSLIYLIVISQLFSQNLSKVKEFLLNNEYYDVQVVGNYAYIVTSQRFLILDVTNKTAPEIAGYYNTFNNLTGVEVVGDYAYVAGGKSGLLVFSVADKSNPSLIGTLATSDSSLSLKVSGGYAYLADWNGGMKVINISTPSSPTLVSSVLSGYNVVSVDVKDTIAYVSAGDSGLILFNATNKSALQRLGKYTHPSASVFWDVAVKNNYAYIAGNEGGLVTVDVTNPSNPVGVDIDASAGFAFSVSYNGNNLFVSNKVNGFNVYNLFNPANPSFAVNHTSPVEVNAYSAVQSVNHLYVANGNSFQIYDISALPTISLTSNYISSGYVSDILSKGNYLFVATTLRGLHVFDVSNPAAPALVGNYTGGGGINGMASRDSFLYIACSRSFQILNISNPVNPYLRGEYTYAGQFYAPFRVSVPSDSVAYVVGGNLAGVSVLEIKNVESITEKFRYSTGPIPIFSYSDVTSRDTLAFVTNNNFGFRVLRLNPNFTLSELGFHNSGGYAGINLNNYIYIAAGSLGLRIIDISNYTSPFVTSTFNTEGDARGVKVANNYAYVADGIDGLEVLNVQNSYYPMRSASINTPGNATRIDVNSNTIYVADLYSLLIYNFTPSTGMYVHSPNGGETWLHNSSKTIHWTGEGFSGNVNIKLSTNDGTSYDVMIASDITNSGYYSWVVSTAYQSTQCRILIESVSNPLIFDASDANFTIQTDIVIPSITVTYPNGGEEWYRDSTYSILWTSENFSGNVNILLSIDGGTTYSTIIASNVSNTGSYVWKVPVSIPSPGSTLACKVKVESFTNSSLNDVSNSTFAIRPPVGVDDEKFPADFALTQNYPNPFNPSTTISYSVPEMTKVKIEIYDMLGRLIDTPMDEIKSQGNYSLKYYAENLSSGVYFYRMTAGKFVEMKKMNLLK, from the coding sequence ATGAGGCAATTTATCAAACTGTTTAGCTTAATCTATTTAATTGTAATATCTCAACTATTTTCCCAGAACCTTTCAAAGGTTAAGGAGTTTTTATTAAATAATGAATATTATGATGTCCAGGTCGTGGGAAACTATGCTTATATCGTAACTTCACAGCGATTCTTAATATTGGACGTCACTAACAAAACCGCTCCAGAGATTGCAGGTTATTACAATACTTTCAACAATCTAACTGGTGTTGAAGTAGTTGGAGACTATGCATATGTAGCGGGAGGAAAAAGTGGCTTGTTAGTATTTAGTGTTGCCGACAAATCTAATCCTTCCTTAATTGGCACACTTGCAACTTCTGACTCGAGTCTTTCACTGAAAGTTTCGGGCGGATATGCATATTTAGCTGATTGGAACGGTGGAATGAAAGTAATAAATATTTCGACTCCCAGTTCTCCAACATTGGTAAGTAGTGTCTTATCAGGCTACAATGTTGTATCTGTTGATGTGAAGGATACTATTGCATATGTTTCCGCGGGAGACAGTGGATTAATCTTATTTAATGCGACAAACAAGTCTGCCTTACAAAGATTGGGAAAATATACTCATCCATCAGCTTCTGTTTTTTGGGATGTTGCTGTTAAAAACAACTATGCATATATCGCAGGCAATGAAGGAGGATTGGTCACTGTAGATGTTACTAATCCAAGTAATCCTGTTGGTGTCGATATTGATGCATCGGCCGGATTTGCTTTTTCTGTATCATATAATGGAAATAACTTGTTTGTATCTAATAAAGTGAATGGATTTAATGTATATAATCTATTCAATCCAGCTAATCCATCTTTTGCAGTAAATCATACTTCACCAGTAGAGGTTAATGCTTATTCTGCAGTTCAATCAGTTAATCACCTTTATGTTGCAAATGGAAATAGTTTCCAAATCTATGATATCAGTGCACTTCCTACTATTAGCCTGACTTCAAACTATATTTCATCCGGTTATGTATCCGACATTCTTTCGAAAGGCAACTATCTTTTTGTAGCTACCACATTGAGAGGCTTACATGTTTTTGATGTCTCGAATCCAGCGGCTCCTGCTTTAGTTGGAAATTATACAGGAGGCGGAGGGATTAATGGAATGGCATCGAGGGACAGTTTTCTTTATATAGCTTGCTCTAGATCGTTTCAAATATTGAATATATCGAATCCTGTAAATCCATATTTGAGAGGTGAGTATACATATGCAGGCCAATTTTACGCACCATTTAGAGTTTCGGTCCCAAGCGATTCAGTTGCTTATGTTGTGGGAGGAAACTTGGCAGGCGTATCCGTTCTCGAGATCAAGAATGTTGAAAGTATTACCGAGAAATTTAGGTATTCAACTGGACCAATTCCAATATTTTCATATAGTGATGTAACGAGTCGCGATACACTCGCATTCGTCACAAATAATAATTTCGGTTTCCGAGTTTTAAGACTTAACCCGAATTTTACTCTGTCCGAATTAGGATTTCATAATTCGGGTGGATACGCCGGTATTAATTTAAATAATTACATTTATATAGCTGCCGGTTCTCTTGGATTAAGAATTATAGATATTTCTAATTATACTTCACCTTTCGTAACATCCACATTTAATACAGAAGGTGATGCACGAGGAGTTAAAGTAGCTAATAATTATGCTTATGTTGCTGATGGGATCGACGGATTAGAGGTTTTAAACGTTCAAAACAGCTATTATCCAATGAGGTCAGCCTCTATCAATACACCAGGAAATGCAACGAGGATCGATGTGAATAGTAATACGATTTATGTTGCAGACCTTTACTCACTCTTGATTTACAATTTTACACCATCGACAGGAATGTATGTACATTCACCAAATGGTGGTGAAACGTGGTTGCATAATTCATCAAAAACAATTCATTGGACCGGAGAAGGATTCTCAGGAAATGTGAATATCAAGCTTTCCACAAATGATGGAACATCTTATGATGTCATGATTGCTTCAGATATTACAAATTCCGGTTATTATTCATGGGTCGTTTCAACTGCTTACCAATCTACTCAATGCAGGATACTTATTGAATCAGTATCAAATCCATTGATTTTCGATGCAAGTGATGCGAACTTTACAATACAAACAGACATTGTTATTCCGAGTATAACGGTCACTTATCCGAATGGCGGCGAGGAATGGTACCGAGATTCGACTTATTCTATTCTTTGGACTTCTGAAAATTTCTCTGGGAATGTGAACATCTTGTTATCCATTGATGGTGGGACTACATATTCAACCATAATTGCTTCAAATGTTTCGAATACCGGATCATATGTTTGGAAAGTACCTGTTTCTATACCAAGTCCTGGAAGTACTCTCGCTTGTAAGGTTAAAGTAGAATCGTTCACCAATTCTAGTCTCAATGATGTCAGTAATAGTACTTTTGCTATCAGACCTCCTGTTGGTGTTGACGATGAAAAGTTTCCGGCAGATTTTGCTTTAACTCAAAATTATCCGAATCCATTTAATCCTTCGACAACAATCAGTTATTCAGTTCCGGAGATGACAAAAGTGAAGATTGAGATATATGATATGCTTGGCAGATTGATTGACACACCAATGGATGAGATTAAATCTCAAGGTAACTATTCGCTAAAATATTATGCTGAAAATCTTTCCTCTGGAGTGTATTTCTACCGAATGACAGCCGGTAAGTTTGTTGAAATGAAAAAAATGAATCTATTGAAGTAA
- a CDS encoding Omp28-related outer membrane protein translates to MWPKIILLLVISLAGVQSSYSSDRVVLMEQFTSTTCPPCVPANQYFDNWIKSYANKDRVAIIKYHMYWPSPGNDPYYHANPTENLARKNYYSVSSVPHARIDGTINGGSSYSNWPSLIINQMSVPSQFTIDINGDLNSTTGGTLSIVVTSDNNPIPTGTLVLQTLVVENELNYTGTNGDPVHHQVMRKMYPDANGEVFTINPNETKTFNRNITWNSGWDIKNSQVVVFIQVVETKSALQAAMRRAQISLAAPILSYPQNNATNLPLNATLSWRRVLTQANRSIKQDVPASAVTYHLQVAKDIDFNTIVFSDSTLTDTVKMMSKLERSTWFYWRVKAKETWGTSDWSNTWKFKTIPLAPSLILLTEPADNATLNTSSVTFSWLEGEPEVTKYQFEIDTSPTMATAIVDSSIVDTFSVKTGFVDNQEYWWRVRAANAAGWGEYSLIRKIKVVLTDIVICESVPTQFKLYYNYPNPFNPTTNIKFDIPNTQSISLKVFDWLGREVKTLFEGIINPGHHTIPFIADGLNSGIYLVELSTSNYRSALKMIYQK, encoded by the coding sequence ATGTGGCCCAAAATAATTCTTCTTCTTGTAATTTCATTGGCAGGGGTTCAATCATCATATAGTTCTGATAGAGTTGTATTAATGGAACAGTTCACAAGCACAACTTGTCCGCCTTGTGTTCCTGCCAATCAATATTTCGACAATTGGATAAAGTCATATGCGAATAAAGATCGTGTAGCAATAATTAAATATCATATGTATTGGCCGTCACCTGGTAACGATCCTTATTACCACGCAAACCCAACCGAAAACCTGGCAAGAAAAAATTATTATTCAGTTTCGTCTGTCCCTCATGCAAGGATTGATGGTACAATCAATGGTGGATCATCATACAGTAATTGGCCAAGTTTAATAATTAATCAAATGTCGGTACCGAGTCAATTTACGATTGACATTAATGGTGATCTTAATTCAACAACAGGAGGAACATTAAGTATAGTTGTGACTTCAGATAATAATCCTATTCCAACTGGTACACTTGTTCTGCAGACATTAGTTGTTGAAAATGAATTAAATTATACTGGTACGAATGGTGATCCAGTTCACCACCAAGTGATGAGAAAAATGTATCCCGATGCAAATGGAGAAGTATTCACTATCAATCCAAATGAAACAAAAACTTTTAACCGAAACATAACTTGGAATTCCGGCTGGGATATTAAGAACTCACAAGTTGTTGTTTTTATTCAAGTTGTTGAAACAAAGAGCGCACTGCAAGCTGCCATGAGGAGAGCGCAAATCTCATTAGCTGCACCAATACTAAGTTATCCGCAGAATAATGCTACAAATCTTCCTCTAAATGCAACTCTTTCTTGGCGGAGAGTTTTGACCCAAGCTAATCGCAGCATAAAACAAGATGTTCCTGCTTCAGCTGTAACTTACCATTTGCAGGTAGCTAAAGATATAGATTTTAATACTATTGTCTTTTCTGATTCTACTCTTACAGATACAGTCAAGATGATGAGTAAATTAGAACGCTCGACTTGGTTTTATTGGAGAGTTAAAGCAAAAGAAACTTGGGGAACAAGTGATTGGTCAAATACTTGGAAATTTAAAACAATCCCACTAGCACCATCGTTGATTTTGCTCACTGAACCGGCAGATAATGCGACGCTGAATACTTCAAGTGTTACTTTTTCATGGTTAGAGGGCGAACCCGAAGTTACAAAATACCAATTTGAAATTGACACTAGTCCAACAATGGCTACTGCAATAGTTGATTCCAGTATAGTGGATACATTTTCTGTTAAAACAGGATTTGTTGATAATCAAGAATACTGGTGGCGTGTTCGTGCCGCAAATGCCGCAGGATGGGGCGAATATAGTCTCATCAGGAAAATTAAAGTTGTCTTAACAGATATTGTCATTTGTGAATCTGTTCCAACACAATTTAAACTATATTATAATTATCCTAATCCTTTTAATCCAACAACGAACATTAAATTTGATATTCCGAATACGCAAAGCATTAGTTTGAAAGTGTTTGATTGGCTTGGCAGGGAGGTTAAAACTTTATTCGAAGGCATAATAAATCCTGGTCATCACACTATTCCGTTTATTGCAGATGGACTTAATAGTGGAATTTATTTAGTTGAATTATCGACATCAAATTACCGTTCTGCATTAAAAATGATTTATCAAAAGTAA
- a CDS encoding TlpA family protein disulfide reductase, protein MVYKYMLIWYLLISFQFSQAQNTSLNFSLEDLNGKNRMLSEFTDKGPVYINFWALWCQPCRAELKTMQAIYEKYSEKGFTLLAISIDTPRSLAKVKSFFSSQNFTMPCLLDPNSKVFEKLNGQSLPYSILIDKSGKIAKTRTGYLPGDEKFIEQDIVKILQNE, encoded by the coding sequence GTGGTTTATAAATATATGTTGATTTGGTATCTTCTTATTTCATTTCAATTCTCTCAAGCCCAAAATACCTCTTTAAATTTTTCTCTCGAAGATCTAAATGGTAAGAACCGAATGCTTTCAGAGTTTACTGATAAAGGTCCTGTCTATATTAACTTTTGGGCGTTATGGTGTCAACCGTGCAGAGCAGAATTAAAAACCATGCAGGCGATATATGAAAAGTACAGCGAAAAAGGATTTACTCTATTAGCGATCAGCATTGATACACCACGTAGTCTAGCAAAGGTAAAATCGTTTTTCTCTTCACAAAATTTTACAATGCCTTGCTTACTCGATCCTAATTCGAAAGTGTTTGAAAAATTAAATGGTCAAAGTCTGCCATATTCAATTCTTATTGATAAGTCGGGCAAGATTGCAAAAACGCGCACAGGTTATCTCCCTGGTGATGAAAAATTTATTGAACAAGATATAGTAAAAATACTTCAAAACGAGTAA
- a CDS encoding TonB-dependent receptor, translating to MFIPSRNKILYALLFIVLFVLESYSMGTTGKIAGRVTDFKSEDGIPFANVLVEGTSFGAATNLDGYYTIINVPPGIYTVRASVVGYETKIITNVKVSIDLTTKIDFEIREKTVELEQEVVVTATRPLVQKDLTATTAVVGSDLITELPVTEIRDVLTLQAGVTVSAGGDIHVRGGRKGQLAYQIDGVTVTDAYDGSTVIDVGTNSIQELQVVSGAFNAEYGQAMSGIVNIVTKDGDNDFNGNIQFYSGDHISENKIFSNIKELDPISIRNIDGSLSGPIFHDKLFFFTNARYFYNTGYLYGQRIFLPTDVSREVTTDSFFVPSSGDKAFVSMNPNERIYGQGKITYRLLPTLKFGYNYILDFQNYKDYDNNQQLNPDNNLQRFRKGYSNTFSVNHAISNWTFYTLNLSYFFKDYRHYLYENIYTGDPTRPTLYVDNDLIQNPPYSFSTGGTNTSRFVRNTSTWSGRFDWTSQLSQEIALKFGADFKQHQIYFENVSLQPMLDSVGNKVKPFNVYIPSLTTQYHDRYLNKPLEAAGYVQTKFEMFNMIINAGVRFDLFDPDGKILADPTDPNINDPIKPNNQFDDINNNGVQDVGEKTKTYDDRLKYWYKNASVKYQFSPRIGIAYPITDKGVIHFSYGHFLQLPAYELLYANPDFELGIGSGNQGLIGNADLEPQKTVKGEIGVQQQIGNDISVDITMFFEDFRNLTGTQTEEILVFGGARGYSKYANSDFGFSRGITLRFEKRFSGGLATNLDYTYSVTKGNASNPADARNAVLGGAVPETFIAPLDWDQTHTLNLIVAYTKPRDFGFSIIGNLYSGQPYTPQVNKNTRVAQNAFPRNSGNKPSIFNLDLRGYKDFVIGNSTLTLFLRVFNVLDLNNPRVIYGDTGDPFFTFGKLEAERIRPRLYYNTIDDLYTNPGFFSEPRRIEFGISYTF from the coding sequence ATGTTTATTCCTTCACGCAATAAAATATTGTACGCTTTACTCTTTATCGTCCTGTTTGTACTTGAATCTTATTCGATGGGTACTACAGGTAAAATTGCTGGCCGCGTTACAGATTTCAAATCTGAAGATGGAATTCCTTTTGCAAATGTTTTAGTGGAAGGAACTTCGTTTGGAGCGGCGACAAATCTTGATGGGTACTATACAATTATTAACGTACCACCTGGAATATATACAGTACGTGCTTCCGTTGTTGGGTACGAAACAAAAATTATCACAAATGTAAAAGTATCAATAGATCTTACAACTAAAATAGATTTTGAAATTCGTGAAAAGACGGTTGAACTTGAACAAGAAGTCGTTGTTACTGCGACACGTCCACTTGTTCAAAAGGATTTAACTGCTACTACTGCTGTTGTAGGCTCAGATCTAATAACAGAACTTCCAGTAACTGAAATCAGAGACGTTCTAACTCTTCAAGCTGGCGTTACAGTTTCTGCAGGTGGTGATATTCACGTTAGGGGCGGACGAAAAGGGCAGCTTGCTTATCAAATCGATGGTGTAACAGTTACAGATGCATACGATGGAAGTACTGTAATTGATGTTGGAACTAATTCAATTCAGGAATTACAAGTTGTGAGTGGTGCATTCAATGCAGAATACGGTCAAGCAATGTCGGGAATTGTAAACATTGTAACAAAAGACGGTGATAATGATTTCAATGGAAATATTCAATTTTACAGCGGCGATCACATCTCAGAAAATAAAATATTTAGTAACATTAAAGAATTAGATCCAATCTCTATCAGAAATATTGACGGAAGTTTAAGCGGGCCAATCTTTCATGATAAACTTTTCTTTTTCACCAATGCACGATACTTTTACAATACAGGTTATTTATATGGACAAAGAATTTTTCTCCCAACCGATGTCTCAAGAGAAGTGACAACGGATAGCTTTTTTGTTCCTTCAAGCGGTGATAAAGCTTTTGTTTCGATGAATCCTAATGAAAGAATTTACGGACAGGGAAAAATTACTTATCGATTACTTCCTACATTAAAATTTGGATACAACTATATTCTCGACTTTCAGAACTATAAGGACTATGATAATAATCAACAATTAAATCCGGATAATAATCTTCAAAGATTCAGAAAGGGCTACTCCAATACTTTTTCTGTGAATCATGCTATTTCGAATTGGACATTTTATACTTTAAATCTTTCTTACTTCTTTAAAGATTACAGACATTATCTATATGAAAATATTTATACTGGTGACCCAACTAGACCAACGCTTTATGTTGACAATGATCTAATTCAGAACCCTCCTTACAGCTTTAGCACTGGCGGAACAAACACAAGCAGATTTGTCCGTAATACAAGTACTTGGTCGGGAAGATTTGATTGGACTTCTCAGCTCTCTCAGGAAATCGCTTTGAAATTTGGAGCGGATTTTAAACAGCATCAAATCTATTTTGAAAATGTAAGTCTTCAGCCTATGCTCGATTCTGTCGGTAATAAAGTAAAACCTTTTAACGTCTATATTCCATCACTTACAACTCAATATCATGATAGGTATCTTAATAAACCATTAGAAGCAGCAGGATACGTTCAAACTAAGTTTGAGATGTTCAATATGATAATAAACGCAGGTGTACGTTTTGATTTATTTGATCCCGATGGCAAAATTTTAGCTGATCCAACTGATCCGAATATCAACGATCCAATTAAGCCAAATAATCAATTCGATGATATAAATAATAATGGTGTGCAGGATGTCGGTGAGAAAACGAAAACTTACGATGACAGACTTAAATATTGGTACAAAAATGCTTCCGTTAAGTATCAGTTTAGTCCGAGAATTGGTATCGCTTATCCAATAACCGATAAAGGAGTGATTCATTTTTCGTATGGACATTTTCTTCAATTACCTGCTTATGAATTATTATATGCAAATCCAGATTTTGAACTTGGCATCGGATCCGGAAATCAAGGTTTAATTGGTAATGCCGACCTCGAACCGCAAAAAACGGTTAAAGGAGAAATTGGTGTTCAGCAGCAAATTGGAAATGATATTTCTGTTGATATTACGATGTTCTTTGAAGATTTCCGGAATTTAACTGGAACACAAACTGAAGAAATTCTCGTCTTCGGAGGTGCACGCGGGTATTCAAAATATGCAAATTCTGATTTTGGGTTTTCTCGAGGTATTACACTCCGATTTGAAAAAAGATTCTCAGGCGGACTTGCAACAAACTTGGATTATACCTATTCAGTTACAAAAGGAAATGCATCAAATCCTGCCGATGCAAGAAACGCTGTACTTGGAGGTGCTGTTCCAGAAACTTTTATCGCACCGCTAGATTGGGATCAAACTCACACGTTAAATCTGATTGTTGCTTATACAAAACCCCGAGACTTTGGATTCTCCATAATTGGAAATCTTTATTCTGGACAACCTTACACTCCGCAGGTGAATAAAAACACCCGTGTAGCTCAAAATGCTTTTCCAAGGAACAGTGGTAACAAACCGAGCATTTTCAACCTTGATTTAAGAGGATATAAGGATTTTGTAATTGGAAATTCGACGCTGACATTATTTTTAAGAGTTTTTAATGTCCTAGATTTAAATAATCCTCGAGTGATCTATGGTGATACTGGTGATCCATTCTTTACATTTGGAAAACTTGAAGCCGAAAGAATTCGACCGAGATTGTATTACAATACTATTGATGATCTATATACAAATCCTGGCTTCTTCTCTGAACCAAGAAGAATCGAATTCGGAATATCATATACATTTTAA
- a CDS encoding UPF0164 family protein produces the protein METAMKKYLIIFLVLIIGSLFGQTKVGSTAAPFLNVGIGPRAVSMGGAIAATANDVTALYWNPAGAAVTQNNEVLFSHTQWFADITFNWAGAKINLDGLGTVGLSLTYLDYGKMEVTTMREQDGTGEFFGARDMSIALSYAYNLTDRFSIGGSVKYINQSIWNSSADAIAFDVGTLFTSDLMGLRIGATISNFGTDMRLSGKDLLILYDVDPNIYGNNDQVLASLNTDSYPLPLLFRVGVAMDLLNTSTHKFTVGADALHPNDNAESINVGAEYTFGNFISLRAGYKSLLLINSEEGLTLGAGIKYDFTNNLGVNFDYAYQDFGLLDYTQHFSISIRF, from the coding sequence ATGGAGACAGCAATGAAAAAGTATTTAATAATTTTTTTAGTTTTAATTATTGGATCTCTCTTCGGACAAACGAAAGTTGGATCAACCGCAGCTCCATTCTTAAATGTTGGAATTGGACCACGTGCTGTTTCAATGGGAGGAGCAATTGCTGCTACAGCCAATGATGTAACAGCATTATATTGGAATCCTGCCGGTGCGGCTGTAACTCAAAACAATGAAGTCCTTTTTTCTCATACTCAATGGTTTGCTGATATCACATTCAATTGGGCAGGTGCAAAAATTAATCTGGATGGATTAGGAACTGTTGGATTAAGTCTGACTTATCTTGATTACGGAAAAATGGAAGTTACAACCATGCGCGAGCAGGATGGTACAGGTGAATTTTTCGGTGCAAGAGATATGTCAATTGCTCTCTCCTATGCTTACAATCTGACGGATAGATTTTCAATTGGTGGAAGTGTAAAATATATTAACCAGAGTATTTGGAACAGCTCTGCTGATGCTATCGCATTTGATGTGGGAACACTCTTCACTTCGGATCTGATGGGCTTACGAATCGGTGCGACAATTTCCAACTTCGGAACAGATATGCGCTTAAGCGGAAAAGATTTGCTGATCTTATACGATGTCGATCCGAATATTTATGGTAACAACGATCAAGTTCTTGCGAGTCTGAATACAGATTCTTATCCGCTTCCATTGCTATTTCGAGTTGGCGTTGCTATGGATTTGCTAAACACTTCAACTCATAAATTTACTGTTGGTGCAGATGCGTTGCATCCAAATGATAATGCCGAAAGTATCAATGTCGGAGCCGAATATACATTCGGAAACTTTATTTCGCTTCGTGCAGGTTATAAATCTCTTCTCCTAATAAATTCAGAAGAAGGTTTAACACTCGGTGCAGGAATTAAGTACGACTTCACAAATAATCTTGGTGTGAACTTCGATTATGCATATCAAGATTTCGGATTACTTGATTATACACAACATTTTTCAATCAGTATTAGATTCTAG